Part of the Vigna angularis cultivar LongXiaoDou No.4 chromosome 1, ASM1680809v1, whole genome shotgun sequence genome, TTGCATGTGATGGGGTACGTACTGTGTGGTCTCAACATGATAGGATATggtcaagaacaaacaaaaaaataaaaataaattgattgtggtgaagacttagagttgaaacaacaaaaagaatttTTTGGAACTGATAAGGTCAAGGAGAGTACTTAGAATGTTTGATGTGATGTGATGAAAAGGAACCAAAAATACAACATAAATAGTGTGAGACATCTTCCAGATGAACTGAATTTTCTGTGTTGCTTCTGCGATGTTTCGTAGCAAGAACTTATTCTAACACTTTCTTCCTGATTCATCCAAGCAATTACCATCCGCGTGAATAATattcatttcttaaatattCTACCCTAAGTTTTTATGGTAGTTTTTCTTTGTTGATGTTTTTAAAGActaataatgattcatcaattttttttattccataataacatttataatattttgatgacTAAGGGTAGGTTCacacatttttacatttattttatatacagtgtaaaaataaaataattataaaaaagtaaatttttaattttttttaagaaagaagagagtgaaaaataaaaaaaggtaatatcatgtgtaaaaaaattgtgtggACAAAAgtaccatttttttatttataagtttcttCGTATGTTATGCTATATGGTATTTTGGATGGTAACCTatcgtttttatttttctatataatatcatattttcaacatttataatatatatatatatatatatatatatatgttattatatttttcaaatgactaaagaatattattaaatgtggaAAGAGAGTGTGttgtcattaaaaaaattaaaaatgattacttttaattaatgcattttttaattagaatatataatgTGGAATTTATAGATGAATACGAAAAtacactaattttttattttaagtttggTATTTGATTTTTCTCTCTCGGCTTCCTTGCTTTTTCCTCGTCCTTACTGGGAAAGAGGATTGAGAAATGATTCAATTTCCAACAATTTTTTGTCGATAAATGCAACAAAATTCCTAACGGTATCTTTTAAATTGACGCGTTCCTTTGCTTCTCAGATAAATGATTCAATTTCCAACAAATTTTTTGTCCATTTTACAACTTACTTTCAtgacatttaaataaaatatttcgcATGTAACATTATGGGTATATTTAAAATTggaaaagatttaaaatatcataagatATTGATTTGAACttacaaaaaatattcatatacttattttaaataaagagtTATAAAGATATGACGTTTAAAGAAAGAATAAACGAAATCTAAGTACaccaataaaaatttaaaatagtgaatataaaatataaatgtctTTGTTTTTTAGAATTGAAaacttacaaataaaataaaatagacacGTACtactcaaaataaaatagttatttacaacgttacaatatatttttaatttgtaaaatatttttcaaaacgTTATATAACTTACttagaattttaataatttacataaatttataatatatacatatataaaaaattatttaactaaattaaaaaaggaGTAGAGATAAATGATGCAAGCTTTCCCTTCCCTAAGAgctcatacatatatatatatatatatatatatatatatatatatatatatatatatatatataacactaaaaaatttaatttagcaACTGAAattagcaataaaaaaaataatcactaATTATGACTGAAATAACCACGGAATAGTGGTagttacaaattataataacgaaaataagaatcaaattagtgtgtatatatatatatatatatatatatatatatatatatattattataacattcatatttatttttttattaatgaaataagatttttttaattaaatatgttgatTAAGATATATAAAAGTCTATGtgaatctaaaatataattggTAACCAAATGTTAGATTTTGagatttaaatatgtaaaatttgaacaagaaaaaaaaatgaatattttaaaaggtttaCATTGTatgctttttaaaatttaataaaatactgTGAATTTACAAATTGGAAAAGACAATCAATTACCTTTTAGGTGTAAGGATAATAAAGCAACTAGAAAATtggttattattaaaaaaaatatattgaagtaTTTTTCACTCCCTTGATTGTGAAATTTAAGGGAATTGATTTTTTCAACCTTAAAAAGCTCATATTGCTTAATCAAAGTGTTTGAGGTTTGAATTTTTGACTCTTGGAgatgtatataaaatttatgtttgaaGGGATATTagtatatttgatgtttgtagACTATTCGGAACCCTCGAAGGAGATTaatttccattttcaaacaTGCTAAACTTaggaaatatgaaaaataaaaattggtattaaaatattataaaattaatttaaatatataaagtaaatatgGTCTATTGAAATTAACAAACTACTAAGAGATCAAATGAATAGacgaagataaagaaaaaaaaataggaaaatatgATCAAGAATGGAGATAATATTAAGGGTGTTTATAAGTTTGGTTCAATGAAGAAATTCATTTATCTTTCTAtacacaatataaaaataaataaataaataaactaaagctatcaaaattagtttaaaaattgaCCGCGGTCATTGGTTACACGATAAAATGTCTTTAATTGGCATATATTTTCAaggcaatcaaatatttatagGATATTAACATTTATGGTATTACACTCTTTAAGAGtcatgaaatttaaaataaaataagataaaagaatatgaaagaACCAAGGGAATCTTGGTTGCATATATTAATTTTCCCTTAAACTAATTAACTTATCGGTACGAATTAGTTTTTGTAATACGAAAATGACTTATAATaggtttttaaaatgttttagtttattttattaagattttaCGATTAgctatgaaaataatttaacatcTAACGGTGAATATTTAATCATGTTtaagtaaaatagaaaaatgcaGCTAGTTGTCTTCACAAGTTCCAAAAGGTAATTACctacaaatataaaagaaaatttaacttttaacaCAGCGAGAAACACACATGAAGAAACTTagcaatttatattttttaacaaagtcATGAGCTGCGTCTTTACATAGTCAAACCTTTAATATGTGTCTTTATGGGTTTTTGATCGGTTCAATTCTCACAACATTATTTGTCACATCAAAcctaataattttacaaaaatatttttatattaaaatttgttaaaaataatccATAGTTctaatatcatgttaaaaaattaattttaaattttaatcaacacaattaatttataaaataaagtttatatgtatttatatgttataaattgattgtataaaattttgaacaaaattatttattttaattttatttttctaacgaaaaatgttgaaagagaaatttaaattattataacaaaatctTGTAAATATGATATGGAAGGAACATGTGATAATGGAAAAAGTTGGACAGTTGGTTTTTACCAATACTTCAAAACCAACTTTGGTAGATGCCATTAAGACTTTATGTGCACATGTTACAGTATCAAAACCTGAAGATTACGAGTTATATATAATCAACAACTTTTCCATTAATCAATATGTAATTGCACTAATTAACATGTATTATGAACAAAAACAATATATCatgtgagaaaataaaaaaaaaaacatcatatacgttcttaaaataaacaatcaaataattaagaataataaacaAACCTGTGTTTTGCAAGTATTTTCAACACTTGttctgaaaaatatataaattgattagTTATAAGTGTGTCTTGTAAGATAAAGTATTCacatctaataaaaatattactagacCCAAATTCATTCATCTAAGCCCAGATGGCTGAACTGATtgtaataaacaaataaattttctcttttaaggTTTATTCGATTggggttttaaaatattattttgtataaaaattttgtgatatttaaaaaaatgtaaacactatgtattataataatttttagacTGAAACAAAAGGTGGCAGTattcaactaaaatttaaaaaactcaaaaaaataaataaatttatgaggCATCAATACTGATATCATAAGATAATGATATAACTAAATTCAAAGTCATTGTTTAATAACAGTGTTCTAAATCTTACAAATTTAGATTGTgaataactaaatattattgttaatgttGGATTACATCAATTTAGTAGATGTCAATACAATACGTTCGATcttaaatattatctttaattcaaataattaaatttaaatatgaaaaaattctttatttacaattttcatctcactttttataaaaaatttctcccttttatcttctttgttcacatttctttatttctttattcatcttttttatcTAAACTTTCCTCTTCAATTCTCTTTATTTATCGGTTCAGACTTATTTCATTCATTCATATTCGTCTCTTTCTTAACATTCATTTCCCTTTACTtactacattttattttattttgttgaaaaaaaatatatagaaacacttttttttaaattactttgaTTAACATTTGtccaattcaaaaaaattaaattaatattaaaatcttatatgctacattaaatagaaattttaaataaaaacgcACTAGTATTGGATTGACCATAACTAAAATggtttaattgaaaataaatttaaaaaatcagtAATAAATTAGGGTAACTAAAGTGATTTTTATTAGtgttaatttttcatatttagtaTTCTTTATTTATGCAACGCAatattaatagaataaatttttgctagcactataatttttctttatttgcgttgtttttgaactgactctaaattatatttttcttacagTGAGTACAAAGCAAATAACTATGTagaacttttgtttttaaattatgatatagataataaatatatcatagataatttaatagaaataccaccttatatttattatcttaaattgtacaaaataacatacaaaaactaaattaatcgCCTGCAAAAAATACGCAGACATTATAAACCAAATAAAGGAAGAGAAAATAGACTAATGAATTGAGCTTGAGgggagtttttctttttctccgtATCTTTTCACActgattaaatattattagaattttGTACGGAATGAGAAAATAtaaggaaaatagaaaaagataatattgacgtcagaaaaaaaaacgtgAGAAATGtgttgaaataaaaatactaatggTAGGTCCAAACGAACAATAATTAAATCCACAGTTTTGGTGCAACAAAAGAAGTCCTATTAGAAACAAAACTGAAATATTTTGACCTGAAATTTCCGTCGTCTGATTTTCCGATCAGAGTCTCTGGCATGTGTGCAAGAAGTTTCAGCCCTTGGTTTGATCGGAAGAAAAAACCGTTGGACCAAACCAAGAATTACGTACGGTCCACACGCAGTGGCACAGGGGATCTTCTTTTCCCACCGTTCCCACTTTCTGACCAAATTCTCCATCTTTCATACGTACTGattaatttcaacttttaaatatttcatttatcgtCTCACTATCAATTATTCATATTCtcaaactattattttatttttataaaactcaTTTATTCACTTAAATAGTATTTTCAATTTGTAATATTAAATCAGAAAAGCATATAATTCGCATTATGATACTGAGATTGACCATACGTCTGCGTACAGGTGACGAATTTCAAGTTACTGcgcttttttcttttacattttaaatagtGCATTGATATACTGGTAAacatttgttaattatttaataccttcatatgatatttttaactAAGTATGAatgttatttgtttaaaatggaTAGAAGATGAATGGTTTTTCACTAATTTTTGGTAGTGATATGCAATTATTCAAGGCAAGTTCGATATATGTTTGTTGTAATAAAACGAATTGATGAAATAATACCTCGTAGAAGGTGATTGCTGATGAAGAtaccaatatttttattttattaaagctAAGTGTATTATTCTTTAAtcaattttactattaaaatgaATGACTTTGTGTTTAATCACCAGttatatttgagaaaaaaaaattatgttatgcTACTGAAAAGATGTTATAaaggaacaaataaaaaaatatttttaagtatcAATATTTACTCAATTACAAAATTAGGTTAATCATAATGTAGAATGACTTTTCATGTAGAGTAACATGGGAcactattaaattaaaataactaactCAACATACATGTACTGCTCtaatgagttaaaaaaagtgaatctaaTTTCATCATGTGAGAAGTCTCAAtctttttgtgtataatttAGTCGTTTTAGTCTATTTTCGAATAGATTAGATTGATTAGGAATATCGTATAATAAACAATGAATAGTTTTGTATAAAactttattatgattatttgcAACCGTTATTTTTAAGTTGGCATtgtatatatgattatttttgttatatatatatatatatatatatatatatatatatatatatatatattatgtttggttttttatatgcatatattttctttggaCATCTTTggtttcataaatatatattcaagagttacattttgtatataaaagttattatatgaATCAAATTGATATAAAGTAAAGATTAATTGAAAAGAAACCCGTACatgttatttttacataattttcattatatacattttatgaTAAGTTTATGTTATATAATGATATgttcaataaatataatgataattttgacttcataaagttattatatatatatatataattaattaattaattaaatgtgttagagttattattttattagttaaaatattaaatgtgttAGATTAATCTATAACTAATGATATATATGTCATGAAAAGTTAATTCtgtaaatattataaacaatatttcagttttattaaagatgaaattaaaaatattaaatttagataaataaCTTACTGAAGTTATTTAAAAGGGTTAtgttctttatatataaatacatattcgTATACCTATTTTCTTTCTATTCAtccaaacaaaaatcaaaagaaaatctaatatattttcaaatactttttattaCTAGTATTAtgaaagtatataaatatatatattaaagtaagATGCTTTATCATGTTGATAAAGTTGAACTAGTATATAATTAAGTAAAtcaattgagacaaaataagaGGTGGTTGGAAGGAGGGTTTCTACTTCATCGATAGGATTCACACCTTATGGAGTatacattcaataaaaaaacatataacaaaaaaacaagGGGAAGGTCTAATACGAAACTATTTAACTCTTGGAAGTGAGTGCTAAGTTGTGTAAATGTGTAACGTTAAAGTTGCATTAAAATTGCAGCTCCATTTTTCTCTACAGTTTTCTATAACTCAATTTATGAAATTCTGGCCTACCCTACAGTAACTAAACTCTTTAAAAACCTAAAGAATCATCCAAAACCATATCCTTTTTTCCTTGTTCTGAAGACAACATTATTCTTTGAACCAATATATCTAATGCCTCCTTCATCCACCAATGCTGACAAACTTCTCTAGCTTCACCAACAGTCATCTACAAAAGAtaaccacaaaaaaaaaattagaaaaatatgcAAACTAcgtatataatttaaaaaataaaacaaaatcaaatagcATGTGCAACATAGGTATAGACATAAACATACCCAAATTCTTCTCCGTAAATCTTTCTCCGGCCACGTGTCAAGCTGTTCCTTGACAAACATGGGGAACATGTGTCCTTCATAGTATATGCCATGTCTTTTGCTGATGAAATACCACTGCCCCAATTCATGCTGCACGtgaataacaaaattatattaaagtttcaATACCAACCAAATCATAAAAGATTCAAAATGCCTAACATTTTAGACAATACTATTACATACCTCAATAATTCCCAATACTCCTGCTTCTTCAAGAGATTCCCTACAAGCTGCTTCTTCTACAGATTCATCAAGTTCCCATCCTCCCTGTGATTAATTATCAGATAAATGcgatattaattaattaatcaattaattaatgaatgtttcactaaattaattaaacgaCCAATAATGAATAATACCTTAGGGAACATGAATCCTTGGCCTTTCTGAGAACTAACGACCAGTACTTCCAATTCGTCACTCATGTTACCATCTACGTCTTCTTTATATCTATATGGTATGCACCTGAACATTATAAAAACCCAGTCAAGTACACcgaaacaaacaaacaaaacgaTGGAGTAATTAATGAACTTGGATCTATTCCGACCCTTTTCAATGCCAAAACAAAAACGGGAAGATCCAAAAAGAAAGTGCGCCACCATGGACCTACCGATCCAGCAACTTTTATAGAAAACGAATTAACCCACGTGAACAATAAAAGCAAACATTTTTGGCAGACGCGACAGGACACAGTACTAGAAACAAAAACGAAGCCACCAAACCAAACTCACCCAACAACTTGGCGGCCACCCATGTTGTTGTACCTCTGCAATTCCCTTCCCGAGCGAGATACCAGGCAGGCCATGTTCGAAATTGGTGGATTTGAAGAGTAAAGTTTGAGGttgaaggaaaagagaaagaaagaagaaaggaatgaAAATAATGGATATGTGATTATCGatctgtatatatatatatatgattggtTGGAGACGTGAGAGAATAATAGGTGGAGATGAAGAGTGACAAGAAGGAGAAGCTATATATAGAATAAAGGTTGAGAATTTTTGGTGTTTAATTGTAAGCAATCACATGAAACGCGTAATTGTCTCCTTCCTCGACCCTGATCATCTGTGCTATCTTCAACCAAAaggaatatattatttttataatatagtaatataatataagaatagAATAATATGGAAAAGTTGTTAATGGACCAAATACTATATATCGTgtggaataaataaaaatgaaaagaggaAGATAAGGAAATGAAGTCAACATTATTAAGTTGCTGCTGCTTACTATATGTATATGGTGTGATGAGATTAGCTAGCAAAAAAGAATATTACTACTTATTGAAgtttctttaattgttttttttatagtaacaCAGTCTTCACATTAGAGTCGACACGGAGATTGGTGATTCTGAAGTTGACTTTAGAAACACACGTTTATGCTACATCTATGGCTTCTGACTCTCTGCTATCATAATTGAACAATCATAGTCAGcatttcacttttttatttttatttttattttatatattttacttccAAAATTAATGTGTATTTTGTTTAAGAGAACGAAagagatataaaaaaaagtattttatattattaatttaaaatagaattataattttttatatagtagTTATGAGATTAGCTATGAGGTTTGTCTAAATATCTGCACatagataagataaaatattgtTGACAATTTTGTGTGGGTTTTACCGTTTATTTGTAAATGGTATGACAACTTGTTTAGTGGATTTAAGATTGATAAATAAGTTAAGATTGTCTCTTacgaattttattttagatattttttttttgtaaataagttttaaatattataacttaCTTTAAGCTTTAATAAGTTGGCAACTTAAATTTCGACTGAATGTATGCGTTgaaatcttaatttttgttttgttttatgttttggttgattttaattcttttgaagaaattttaaaataaattaaagggttaaatatggttttagtccctaaactatcaaccaaatttgtttttattttctctttcaaagtaaggtataaaaaattaaagtttttttaaatagaaggactaaaatgtaccttattttgaaagaggaactaaaaacaaattcgcttgatagtttaggaactaaaaacatatttaactctaaatTAAATAGTGTTTTGTAAACAGAAACAAATATCTAACTCGATTTTAACGAAACAAACAACTAAATATGActaaaacttgtttaaaaaaagtaatatattgtTTGTTGAGCAATTGAATTTAATTAGAAGGAtgattttgagatgttgaatAAGTTTACAAAGCGTATCTTTCTAAAAACAATTTGATGAACATTGTCAATAATTTGCGAAGTTGATATATTAACACGCAAAATGAACAAATCTTGAAAATCAATTGAGGATCGAAtatcaaatgaaaattaatagttttaatcTAATAAGTGTAAAGGAactacaaatgaaaataaattctaCAAGAAAAACgatcaatataaaataagtaCTTTAAGActttaagaaaaataagtatCGTAAAgcaactaaaagaaaaatggtaACACGTgttaataactttaatttaaaagaaaagatgagaaaataaatagagagaaattgacaaaaaaaactTGAAAGGTAAAGCGGAATAAGTTGAAATGATAgtaaaaaaatgtatgaaaaaaaggaaatacATATGTCccatgttttcttttcattttctattttatttttttaatttaatttttatataataacagTATGTCTatttagaaaaaagagagagagtaaATACATAGATTTAGagattataatttaaataatgaaatgagaaatgaaaagtaaatttaGGTAATTGGAAGATGTGATGAAAAAACAACagaagtgagagagaaaatgcAAATACTAtgaatgttatattatatatgtttagtACAGCTGACTTATTGAAATGGTAGTTATCAGTGTATCAATTAGGTGGCGAAAGCTGTCC contains:
- the LOC108320116 gene encoding nudix hydrolase 18, mitochondrial; this translates as MACLVSRSGRELQRYNNMGGRQVVGCIPYRYKEDVDGNMSDELEVLVVSSQKGQGFMFPKGGWELDESVEEAACRESLEEAGVLGIIEHELGQWYFISKRHGIYYEGHMFPMFVKEQLDTWPEKDLRRRIWMTVGEAREVCQHWWMKEALDILVQRIMLSSEQGKKDMVLDDSLGF